A genomic region of Caloramator mitchellensis contains the following coding sequences:
- a CDS encoding Mini-ribonuclease 3, with protein MKEIENIALFNTLSEKDVKLLNPLIWAYIGDAIYEAYVRTYIISKGAKSSHKLHVESIKFVKAANQAKILDKLNPYLTEEELDVVRRGRNTKTYHVPKNANVLDYRMATAFEALFGYLFLLHRNDRIDEIFKIILGFEGLENSNKCFE; from the coding sequence GAAGGAGATTGAAAATATAGCACTGTTTAACACATTATCAGAAAAAGATGTTAAGTTATTAAACCCACTTATTTGGGCCTATATAGGTGATGCAATTTATGAAGCATATGTGAGAACTTACATAATCTCAAAGGGTGCTAAGTCTTCACATAAACTTCATGTGGAATCAATTAAATTTGTTAAGGCAGCAAATCAAGCAAAAATACTTGATAAGCTAAATCCTTATCTAACAGAAGAAGAACTTGATGTTGTAAGGCGTGGAAGAAATACAAAGACATATCATGTCCCTAAAAATGCTAATGTTTTAGATTATAGAATGGCTACAGCGTTTGAAGCATTATTTGGATATTTGTTTTTGTTACATAGAAACGATAGGATTGATGAGATTTTTAAGATTATATTGGGTTTTGAAGGTTTAGAAAATAGTAATAAATGCTTTGAATAA
- the thyX gene encoding FAD-dependent thymidylate synthase, whose amino-acid sequence MINALKVTLIAYTPEPEKVVASAAKLCYSKVGVDEIQQNLSDESIQRFLNMLVEIGHESPIEHVSFTFAIEGVSRSLTHQLVRHRIASYSQQSQRYVKLDQFEYIVPPAIAEDEEAKELFIRAMQDDQKIYDKLVEILFNRHFNRLIEEGKLESIAKKLAEKIAIEDARYVFPNACETKIVVTMNARSLLNFFKHRCCNRAQWEIHRLADEMLKEVKKVAPTIFKYAGPSCVHDKCHEGNMSCGKMLEVKEKYLNL is encoded by the coding sequence ATGATTAATGCTCTAAAGGTTACTCTTATAGCCTATACACCAGAACCTGAAAAGGTAGTTGCATCTGCTGCAAAACTCTGTTACAGCAAAGTTGGAGTTGATGAAATACAACAAAATTTATCGGATGAAAGTATTCAAAGATTTTTAAATATGCTTGTTGAAATAGGGCATGAATCTCCTATAGAACATGTTAGTTTTACCTTTGCAATAGAGGGGGTATCCCGCTCCTTAACACATCAGCTTGTCAGACATAGAATAGCAAGCTATAGCCAGCAAAGTCAGAGATATGTTAAACTTGACCAATTTGAATACATAGTCCCTCCTGCAATAGCCGAAGACGAAGAAGCAAAGGAATTATTTATAAGGGCAATGCAGGATGACCAGAAAATTTATGATAAGCTAGTAGAGATTCTCTTTAATAGACATTTTAATAGACTAATTGAAGAAGGTAAATTAGAAAGTATTGCCAAAAAGTTGGCAGAAAAAATTGCTATAGAAGATGCAAGATATGTTTTTCCAAATGCATGCGAAACCAAAATTGTAGTTACTATGAATGCTAGAAGTTTACTGAACTTTTTCAAACACAGGTGCTGCAACAGGGCACAATGGGAAATACATAGACTTGCTGATGAAATGTTAAAGGAAGTAAAAAAGGTTGCACCTACTATTTTTAAATATGCTGGTCCAAGCTGTGTTCATGATAAATGCCACGAAGGCAATATGAGTTGTGGCAAAATGCTTGAAGTTAAGGAAAAGTATTTGAATTTGTGA
- a CDS encoding methylated-DNA--[protein]-cysteine S-methyltransferase, protein MLNKAYYKSPIGIIEIVEYNDAIIRLDFVEKEAEYDEDMPEMLKRCLIELDEYFKGERREFTVKVDLCGTDFQNKVWQELCNIPYGETISYKEQAKRVGNPKAIRAVGLANSKNPVGIIVPCHRVIGSNGKLTGYAGGLWRKEWLIEHEKRVLNNAKGNNIFEVKYK, encoded by the coding sequence ATGTTGAATAAGGCATATTATAAATCCCCTATAGGGATTATTGAAATTGTAGAATACAATGATGCAATAATAAGACTTGATTTTGTCGAGAAAGAAGCGGAATATGATGAAGACATGCCTGAGATGTTGAAAAGATGTCTAATTGAATTGGACGAATATTTTAAAGGAGAACGCAGGGAATTTACAGTTAAAGTAGATTTGTGCGGAACAGATTTTCAAAACAAAGTATGGCAAGAGTTGTGCAATATTCCATATGGAGAGACTATTTCATACAAGGAACAGGCTAAAAGAGTTGGAAATCCAAAGGCGATAAGAGCTGTTGGACTTGCTAATAGTAAAAATCCAGTAGGAATAATAGTTCCATGCCATAGAGTTATTGGTTCAAATGGTAAGCTTACGGGATACGCCGGTGGACTGTGGAGAAAAGAATGGCTTATTGAACATGAAAAAAGAGTTTTAAATAATGCCAAGGGGAATAATATTTTTGAGGTGAAATATAAATGA
- the rlmB gene encoding 23S rRNA (guanosine(2251)-2'-O)-methyltransferase RlmB — MRKDRQNYGNNKERRDFKKDDRQRDRALRGGNFLNKINQETENIIEGRNPVIEAIKSGRTIEKIYVSKGDVEGSIKMIISMAKERGIVISEVERKRLDEMSTTMAHQGVIAIVSDYNYVEVDEILKFAKQKNEDPFIIILDEIEDPHNLGSIIRSANVFGAHGVIIPKRRSALVTATVAKASAGAIEHTKIAKVTNLNKTIDELKEMGLWIAALDMDGENCYNKDLNGPLAIVIGSEGRGVSRLVKQNCDFVVKIPMKGEISSLNASVAAGVIMYEVIKQRGI, encoded by the coding sequence ATGAGAAAAGATAGGCAAAATTATGGGAATAACAAAGAAAGAAGAGATTTTAAAAAAGATGACAGACAAAGAGATAGGGCGCTAAGAGGGGGTAATTTTTTAAACAAAATAAATCAAGAAACAGAAAATATTATAGAGGGAAGAAATCCAGTAATTGAGGCGATTAAATCTGGCAGAACGATTGAGAAGATATATGTTTCTAAGGGTGATGTTGAAGGCTCAATCAAAATGATAATTTCAATGGCTAAAGAAAGAGGGATTGTAATTTCTGAGGTAGAAAGAAAGAGACTAGATGAAATGTCAACCACAATGGCTCATCAAGGGGTTATAGCAATCGTTTCTGATTATAACTATGTTGAAGTTGATGAAATATTAAAATTTGCAAAGCAGAAAAATGAGGACCCATTCATAATTATACTTGATGAAATAGAAGACCCGCATAATTTAGGTTCAATAATAAGGTCGGCAAATGTATTTGGAGCACATGGAGTCATTATTCCAAAAAGAAGGAGTGCACTTGTTACAGCAACTGTAGCAAAGGCTTCTGCTGGGGCTATAGAACATACTAAAATAGCTAAGGTAACTAATCTGAATAAAACTATCGATGAGCTTAAGGAAATGGGGCTCTGGATTGCAGCACTTGATATGGACGGAGAAAACTGCTATAACAAGGACTTAAATGGACCGTTAGCCATAGTAATTGGTAGTGAAGGAAGAGGAGTTTCAAGGCTGGTAAAACAAAATTGTGATTTTGTAGTTAAAATTCCAATGAAGGGAGAAATAAGCTCCCTAAATGCTTCGGTTGCAGCAGGAGTTATAATGTATGAAGTTATAAAACAAAGGGGCATCTGA